CACGACGGCACAAGTGAGAGAGGTGGCGTATAGGCGAGCCATGACCGACCCGGAGTTGGCGTCGCTTCGGCGCACAGCACAGGCGCTTGGTCTGCCTGAGTTTACATGGGCACGCTGGGCAACAAGATACGCCTTCGAAGGTGTATCGCACGGAGTTGCCGATGAGATCGTCAAGCGGTACTGCATGAACAGTCAGACGCAAGAGATTCTCGCCCCGGATTTTGCGTACGATACACTCGTACCACAGGGTGAGGTTGGCGGCGTGGAGCACATTGCTGTTGCATCTATGGATGATCAAGAGCTCGCCGCATTATCAAGCAAGCGGCGTCTTATGATGTCGGCTGCAAAGCTGGCAGTCGTTCGTGCCTACTACGTTGCGCTGGGCCGTCCGGCGCGAGATGCAGAACTCGAGGTGGTTGCTGCAAAGTGGAGCGATCACTGCAACCACGAGACGTGGCGTGCGCTTGGCCTACTACCGTTCCTCTTTGACGTAACGAATCGCCTGCACCATAGGCTGGTTCTGAGCGCCTTCGAGGACAATGCTGGTGTGATGCGCTTCTATGGGCGTTACGGTGTAAACGTTAAGGGTGAAACTCACATTTCACCGACGTTCGCTGGTGACCCTTATGGTGGGATCATGACCAAGCATGGTGGTGTCCAGCGGGACATCATGCTCACAGCACTCGGTGCGTACCCGATTCTCGGAACGACGGTGATGGCAACCTGTGATCCTCATCTGCCATGGAATCTCGTCGTCCCTGGCGGTACACATCCGCAGGTCGTGCTTACTGAATCCGTGCGGGGCACGGCAGATTACTGCAACCCGATGGGTATTCCCATGGCATGGTCGCAGTACCTGAAGCACGATCGTAATTGGAAGGGCATCGCACTTGGTCATTGTGTGGGCATACTTCCTGCGAAGTGCGCCAAGAAAGGTACGCCAATGCCGGGCGATTTCGTCGTGCTTATCGGTGGTCTCACCGGTAACGATGGGTTGCATGGTGCGACAGTGTCGAGTGCAGCTGCAACGGCCAAAACCGTAACCATTGACGCTGCGCATGTGCAAATCGGCATGCCGATTGAACAGCGCGGTTTCATGGAAGCGATTCCGGTCTTGAGAGACGCAGGATGCATTCGTGCCTCAACCGATTGCGGAGCAGCTGGCTTGTCGTCGGCATGCTTTGAAATGGGTGAGGACACCGGTGTGTGGTTGAACTTGGCGTGGGTGCCGCGTAAGTGTGCGGCTATGCGTCCCTGGCAAATCTTGCTTTCCGAAAGCCAGGAACGCGGTGTTCTTGCGATTCCACCAAGTATGCTTCCTGAAGCTCTCGCCATACTCCGTGACTATGATGTCCGTTTCGCGGTCATCGGCGTTTTTACGGATACTGGCAGGGCGCAGGCAGTTTACGACAGTGGGCTTTCAGAGCTCGAATGGGTCGGGGCACCGACAACAGAACTCATCGGTGACGTCGCAGTTGACTTGCCATATGACTTTCTGAATGCGGCTCCACTCCCGGAGATTGCTGTCAGGGAACCTACGGTTCGTCCGCATCGTTTCCAGCCGTCTGAGCCTGCAAGCGAAGACGATTGGATTCAGCTCGTTAGAGCGCACCTTGGGCACTACAACATTGCCGATCAGTCTTCCGCTGCGCATCATTTCGACCAGACGGTGCAAGGGCGTACGGTACTCCCGTACATCATTCGCGGAAACAGGGTAGGAGAGTGTGTGCCCGAAGAGCTCTACGTGTCGGGACCAGTGTATGGAAAGCCCTGGGGGCTCGGTGTCGCAGTAGCAACTAACCAGTACTACGGCGAAGTTGACCCTGCTGGGCTCGGGCAACTCATCACAGCACAAGCGGTGACACGGCTCGTATCGGCTGGTTTCGGCCCGGACGATATCGTGCTCAACGTGAATGTGATGAGTCCACCTGTGATGGACAATCCTGGGCATGCTTGGCGATTGAAGCAGCTAGTGGAGTGTGGTTACGGCTACGCTTCGCAAATGCTTCGGACACCAGTCATCAGTGGCAAGGACAGTTCAAGCTGCCGGCTTGGAGAGTGCGATGCACCTCTCGGACTTTCGGTGTTAGCTTTGGGGAGAATGCGGGATACGTCTCGTCTCGTTCCGAAGTTGTTCACTCGTCCTGGGGATACTATCATTCTCTACCATCCGGGGTTGCTTGATGTTCAACTGGGCGGATCCGTTTTCCTCGATCGCTACGGCGAGCGAAGTCACGTATTGCCTTACGTGGACTTGAAGCAGCTCAGGCGGGGACTCTGTCGGGTGCATCGCATGTTCAAGGAGTGTGGATGGAACGAGGGAGTGCATTCTCGTTCGGTGGTGGCAGAGGGCGGATTGATTCGGCGTCTTTTTGAGATGAGCTATGGCAGTGGTTTCGGTTGCGCCATAGATCTTCCTTGGGACCCCCTGAAGTCGCTTTTTGCCGAACTGAACGCAGCGATGATTCTCGTGGTTGATCCGGCTTCCCCTTGGGAGAGGTATCTCGCTCGAGGTGACTATGTCCCTCTTGGTGTGGTTACCGAAGAGCCGGAGATTGCGGTGCATGTAGAAGGAGAACGTCTGTTCAAGGTGTTGCCCGATGCGATTGCAACTGAGTGGAAGAGAACGTTTGCGGAGGTGGTGGAATGA
This genomic window from Patescibacteria group bacterium contains:
- a CDS encoding AIR synthase-related protein — its product is MNHIQTVYKMRLGIDPVAASLLRRLQGLNYSVISLAIESVMRVEGVGDVHALLPFFTHPMVEVPSVATSLTSTTAQVREVAYRRAMTDPELASLRRTAQALGLPEFTWARWATRYAFEGVSHGVADEIVKRYCMNSQTQEILAPDFAYDTLVPQGEVGGVEHIAVASMDDQELAALSSKRRLMMSAAKLAVVRAYYVALGRPARDAELEVVAAKWSDHCNHETWRALGLLPFLFDVTNRLHHRLVLSAFEDNAGVMRFYGRYGVNVKGETHISPTFAGDPYGGIMTKHGGVQRDIMLTALGAYPILGTTVMATCDPHLPWNLVVPGGTHPQVVLTESVRGTADYCNPMGIPMAWSQYLKHDRNWKGIALGHCVGILPAKCAKKGTPMPGDFVVLIGGLTGNDGLHGATVSSAAATAKTVTIDAAHVQIGMPIEQRGFMEAIPVLRDAGCIRASTDCGAAGLSSACFEMGEDTGVWLNLAWVPRKCAAMRPWQILLSESQERGVLAIPPSMLPEALAILRDYDVRFAVIGVFTDTGRAQAVYDSGLSELEWVGAPTTELIGDVAVDLPYDFLNAAPLPEIAVREPTVRPHRFQPSEPASEDDWIQLVRAHLGHYNIADQSSAAHHFDQTVQGRTVLPYIIRGNRVGECVPEELYVSGPVYGKPWGLGVAVATNQYYGEVDPAGLGQLITAQAVTRLVSAGFGPDDIVLNVNVMSPPVMDNPGHAWRLKQLVECGYGYASQMLRTPVISGKDSSSCRLGECDAPLGLSVLALGRMRDTSRLVPKLFTRPGDTIILYHPGLLDVQLGGSVFLDRYGERSHVLPYVDLKQLRRGLCRVHRMFKECGWNEGVHSRSVVAEGGLIRRLFEMSYGSGFGCAIDLPWDPLKSLFAELNAAMILVVDPASPWERYLARGDYVPLGVVTEEPEIAVHVEGERLFKVLPDAIATEWKRTFAEVVE